The following proteins come from a genomic window of Sorex araneus isolate mSorAra2 chromosome 1, mSorAra2.pri, whole genome shotgun sequence:
- the SYTL2 gene encoding LOW QUALITY PROTEIN: synaptotagmin-like protein 2 (The sequence of the model RefSeq protein was modified relative to this genomic sequence to represent the inferred CDS: substituted 1 base at 1 genomic stop codon), with protein sequence MIDLSFLTEEEQEAIMKVLQRDAVLKMKEEERVRHLPEKIKDDQQLKNMSGQWFYEAKAKRHRDRIHGTDIIRASMRKKKLPVAAEQSKDTTNGAKKNYVNSVTKDAFLPPDLAGVAESEEDRSNPSMVRPASTMMDMPQGNIKKTPVSPSKLRKNPFNSSELPEDHLSQQTKSEQSKNGRAGFFQTSKEGELSKSKEKSSIMDISSEKLEKPKQIFPCPENGSQIKVPVPRPRKMINKSNDLKQNNNQPFPRPRTDSLNAKRTPRSILKRNSSSSSTDSEIIRFSQNIEHKSKTVSPGLTIHERISEKEHSLEDDSSLNSPEPLKHVRFLSVKEALPQSPGVIHHHKVEEFSMFESGRLKKGSKDAAVTETFCNDPEPSPDRKSLHFHQSETRPSASKNETHQLQVSGHHSSSEVLTTRPQSIENLPTVNEDKTKSPKSLRLKSELTKSPADELSHVEPESSRVPDHSSKDRQQGKPLLLKGLKAKTASPSDPYGTEIRKTVDDSISKVLDWFNRSTHSDDSNSSIQHLRGTEPEEKDPESQTALLVDDTNLKESDSKPPSSTKAELSSMGSTSPLQVERNIIPSRNFQDYNVNINPRSSKQGKKRSGISQPFEIYSSNKVRNMDNGQVSRSTEERVFSPSSNYSYINFKGSAAEDPYLCNIMDTGSLAEEELKLQAHEKSGVNLEVNFDSSTIAIEPNLKNVQKTKRNEISVVPGNIKLSPETPQNIYPWMQPAVALQEETGNVPKSQVQREKYKRVSDRISFWEGETASSKLWHKESTSHRHGQISKECLAVKSQDVSMDTLSIGEGEYHQVTAKQVFLEEEDEATDLFNFYPLDKPKEARFQISHSSENFPSTDLTDKAVLFQNSINESVKRLSVVDSLHSRGDIILPLLQYPPNIRNEMHTPLQDDRSLIGDSKTNFKVMSLRERMEEPNTEQTYNYAQFENLRKFWNLGANPNNGQNIEKGNITTRIQNPETFSNQKHKEFSHIRSSGETTHEVDTRLYQRNVPAGEEIEKLNSVPILQVSPDETAFPLRPPIKSTHHLLRNESSEETMEKNRKWLVSPMSKEEKDYADQAVEEFMVKMSVLSKDSKDTFNDSLHKLHSVASSSATRPSGHEKQELTLGGSENKTSPTKTDLAEMEIDSIGPKEAANEHVDKTIAPPRVKPDTWTATLDKILKEETGSSPSLSQISFNSITTKINSEPEESKVFEEETEGNHNISACGRKILTTFPEEKQTLGNKTLPQKSESGKCQPNMENLFQVTVRGSNSLAPPSHLHKKGSFVNVANSPQIMPSLGDTHLAPCDKTLSPQREISETIEKVVLPPKSALNGMNTALKKLLREAWFSYPTIREVVPEEVKPEFPNRVQATTGSSQNSLGLMAPWATTDVIVPDKKDIYSFNIVSNESYHVGSHFPAQLLPSEQSLDSSDSTVAQYDKELPQEVAEIVKETIIQPKPELLEFHAGIERLLKESTEISKHENDSGTRSLSEVTEVTKQTSSQFHPEKIKETIEKSEAAPITKSAFDVGFEKLLRETYGSPSYQLQESMQEETSKKRLSQSEGARFLWALPQFHQTHSXALEMMLKSNDFKSQVNQYDKVKGGDKDLSNLSVKVYGSENGLEIPETPQFCMDFKRENKETMKHRDREGEVQDIQESPVQEPSSKVATEAMSESRDRQPFLIDNKNLMKASKVELILASPCKKQEKEEEKEAFSDPDFSDGNICSNAESWRTTSSSEEEPRPVLKTLERSTPRKMPSKSLEDISSDSSNQANVDNLPEELVRSAEDDQKADQEPDTNECIPGISTVPSQPDNQFSHPDKLKRMSKSVPEFLQDESDDRETDTASESSYQLSRYKKSPGSLTNLSSSSGMTSLSSVSGSVMSVYSGDFGNLEVKGNIQFAIDYMESLQELHVFVAQCKDLAAADIKKQRSDPYVKTYLLPDKGKMGKKKTLIMKKTLNPVYNEILRYKIEKQVLKTQKLNLSVWHRDTFKRNSFLGEVELDLENWDWNNKENKQLKWYPLKRKTAPTALEAEHRGEMKLALQYVPEPIVDKKIATTGEVHIWVKECIDLPQLRGSHLNSFVKCIILPDTSKKSRQKTRTVGKTTNPIFNHTMVYDGFRPEDLMEACVELTVWDHYKLTNQFLGGLRIGFGTGESYGTEVDWMDSTSEEVALWEKMVNAPNTWVEATLPLRMLLIAKISK encoded by the exons gtGAACtgtcaaaatcaaaagaaaagtctTCTATCATGGATATTTCaagtgaaaaattagaaaaaccaaAGCAGATTTTTCCGTGTCCTGAGAATGGATCCCAGATCAAGGTTCCAGTCCCGAGACCCAGGAAGATGATCAACAAATCgaatgatttaaaacaaaataataaccagCCATTTCCTAGACCAAGGACAGACTCCCTGAATGCAAAAAGGACTCCAAGAAGTATTCTAAAGCGAAACTCCAGTTCCAGCAGCACAGATTCAGAAATCATTCGTTTTTCTCAGAACATTGAACACAAAAGCAAAACTGTGTCACCTGGCCTGACCATTCATGAGAGAATTTCTGAGAAGGAGCATTCATTAGAAGATGACAGCTCCTTAAACTCGCCAGAACCATTAAAGCATGTGAGATTCTTGTCTGTGAAGGAGGCGCTTCCCCAGAGCCCTGGGGTAATCCATCACCACAAAGTGGAAGAATTTAGTATGTTCGAATCTGGCAGGCTGAAGAAAGGGAGCAAAGATGCAGCAGTCACAGAAACATTTTGCAATGACCCTGAGCCTTCCCCAGATAGAAAGTCTTTGCATTTTCATCAATCAGAAACAAGACCAAGTGCATCAAAAAATGAAACACATCAGCTTCAAGTTAGTGGGCACCATTCTTCCTCAGAAGTTTTAACTACAAGACCACAGTCTATTGAGAATTTACCCACAGTCAATGAAGACAAAACCAAATCACCAAAATCACTAAGGCTTAAATCAGAGTTAACCAAAAGCCCTGCTG ATGAACTGTCTCATGTTGAGCCTGAGTCATCTCGGGTGCCAGATCACAGTTCTAAAGATCGTCAGCAAGGTAAGCCCCTTCTTCTCAAAGGCCTAAAAGCTAAGACGGCCTCACCCTCTGATCCATATGGCACTGAGATAAGGAAGACAGTTGATGATTCCATATCTAAAGTTCTAGACTGGTTTAACCGAAGTACACATTCAGATGACAGTAATTCATCTATTCAACATCTCCGAGGAACAGAGCCTGAAGAAAAAGACCCAGAATCACAGACTGCCTTGTTGGTAGATGATACCAATCTAAAAGAAAGTGACTCAAAGCCTCCATCATCCACCAAAGCTGAACTCTCATCTATGGGATCTACTTCACCATTACAGGTAGAGAGAAATATTATTCCTTCTAGAAATTTCCAAGATTATAATGTGAATATCAACCCCAGATCTAGCAAGCAAGGCAAGAAAAGATCAGGTATATCGCAACCATTTGAAATTTACAGTTCAAATAAAGTGAGGAATATGGACAATGGCCAAGTTTCAAGAAGCACAGAAGAAAGAGTATTTTCCCCATCCAGTAACTATTCCTACATTAATTTCAAAGGATCTGCTGCTGAAGATCCATATCTATGCAATATTATGGACACTGGCAGCTTGGCTGAAGAAGAGCTGAAGCTTCAAGCTCATGAAAAAAGTGGGGTAAATTTAGAAGTGAATTTTGACTCTTCAACAATTGCCATAGAACCCAATTTGAAAAATGTCCAGAAGACAAAAAGAAACGAAATttctgtagtgccagggaatATTAAATTATCACCTGAGACTCCCCAAAACATATATCCTTGGATGCAGCCTGCAGTTGCACTACAAGAAGAAACTGGTAATGTTCCCAAGAGCCaggtacaaagagaaaaatacaaaagagtGAGTGACAGAATATCATTTTGGGAAGGTGAGACAGCGTCTTCCAAGCTATGGCATAAAGAATCAACATCACATAGGCATGGACAAATTTCTAAAGAATGTCTAGCTGTCAAGTCACAGGATGTGTCCATGGATACTCTTTCTATAGGTGAGGGTGAATATCATCAAGTCACTGCCAAACAGGTGTTCctagaagaggaagatgaagcaacagatcttttcaatttttatccCTTAGATAAACCTAAAGAGGCCAGGTTCCAAATATCACACTCATCTGAAAATTTTCCTTCAACTGACCTAACGGATAAAGCAGTTCTTTTTCAGAATAGTATCAATGAGTCTGTGAAAAGATTGTCAGTTGTAGACAGTTTGCATTCTAGAGGGGACATTATTTTACCATTGTTGCAATATCCTCCAAATATTAGGAATGAAATGCATACTCCTTTGCAGGATGACAGATCTCTAATTGGTGACTCAAAAACCAACTTTAAAGTTATGTCCTTAAGAGAAAGAATGGAGGAACCCAATACAGAGCAAACCTATAATTATGCTCAATTTGAAAATTTGAGAAAGTTTTGGAACTTAGGAGCCAATCCAAACAATGGCCAAAACATTGAGAAGGGTAATATTACAACAAGAATACAAAATCCTGAGACTTTTAGCAATCAGAAACACAAAGAATTCAGTCATATTAGATCATCAGGAGAAACTACCCATGAAGTAGATACACGTCTTTACCAAAGGAATGTTCCAGCaggagaggaaatagaaaaattaaattcagtgCCCATACTCCAGGTGTCACCAGATGAAACCGCATTTCCACTGAGACCACCCATAAAGTCCACTCATCATTTGCTGAGAAATGAGTCATCAGAAGAAACCATGGAAAAGAATAGGAAATGGCTTGTTAGTCCCATGTCCAAGGAAGAAAAGGATTACGCAGACCAAGCGGTTGAAGAATTCATGGTGAAAATGAGTGTTTTGTCTAAAGATTCCAAAGACACCTTTAATGACAGCCTACATAAACTGCATTCGGTAGCATCTTCATCTGCAACCAGACCTTCTGGTCATGAAAAACAAGAGCTCACACTGGGGGGTTCTGAAAATAAGACATCGCCCACAAAGACGGATCTTGCTGAGATGGAAATAGATTCCATAGGACCTAAGGAGGCTGCTAATGAGCATGTGGACAAAACAATAGCTCCTCCCAGGGTCAAACCAGACACTTGGACTGCTACTCTAGACAAAATCCTGAAGGAAGAAACAGGAAGTTCACCATCTCTCTCACAAATTAGTTTTAATTCTATTACCACTAAGATCAACTCTGAACCTGAAGAGAGTAAAGTTTTTGAAGAGGAGACTGAAGGGAATCACAACATATCAGCCTGTGGGAGAAAGATATTAACTACTTTTCCAGAGGAGAAACAAACTTTGGGAAATAAAACTCTTCCCCAGAAATCAGAAAGTGGCAAATGCCAGCCAAACATGGAGAACCTGTTTCAGGTAACTGTAAGAGGCTCTAATTCATTGGCTCCACCTTCCCATCTTCACAAAAAAGGTTCTTTTGTAAATGTGGCCAATTCTCCTCAGATTATGCCTTCTTTGGGGGATACTCATCTTGCTCCTTGTGATAAGACACTGTCTCCTCAAAGAGAAATCTCAGAGACTATCGAAAAAGTCGTTCTTCCTCCCAAATCTGCATTGAATGGTATGAATACTGCATTGAAAAAACTTCTTAGAGAAGCTTGGTTCAGTTATCCAACTATAAGGGAAGTAGTTCCTGAAGAAGTAAAACCAGAATTTCCTAACAGAGTTCAGGCAACAACTGGCAGTTCTCAAAATTCTCTAGGACTAATGGCACCATGGGCTACGACAGATGTCATAGTTCCAGACAAAAaggatatttattcttttaatatagtTTCTAACGAATCTTATCATGTTGGATCTCATTTTCCTGCCCAGTTGTTGCCATCAGAACAAAGCCTTGACTCATCTGATTCTACAGTTGCTCAGTATGATAAAGAGTTGCCTCAGGAAGTGGCAGAAATTGTAAAGGAAACAATTATTCAACCTAAACCAGAACTCCTTGAGTTCCATGCTGGCATAGAAAGACTGTTGAAGGAATCAACTGAAATCTCAAAACATGAAAATGATAGTGGAACTCGTTCTCTATCAGAGGTCACTGAGGTGACTAAACAAACCTCTTCTCAATTTCAtcctgagaaaataaaagaaaccataGAGAAGTCTGAGGCTGCACCCATAACCAAAAGTGCTTTTGATGTTGGTTTTGAGAAACTCCTTAGAGAAACATATGGATCTCCTTCTTATCAGCTCCAAGAGTCCATGCAGGAAGAAACTTCTAAGAAGAGACTTTCACAGTCAGAGGGAGCCAGGTTCTTATGGGCCTTGCCCCAGTTTCACCAGACCCACTCTTAGGCCCTTGAAATGATGCTTAAAAGTAATGATTTCAAATCTCAAGTAAACCAGTATGATAAAGTAAAGGGAGGAGACAAAGATTTGAGTAATTTATCTGTAAAAGTCTACGGTTCTGAAAATGGACTTGAGATTCCTGAAACCCCACAATTTTGTATGGACTttaaaagagagaacaaagaaactatgaagcacagagacagagaaggtgaGGTTCAAGACATTCAAGAAAGTCCTGTTCAGGAGCCCAGCTCTAAAGTGGCCACAGAAGCAATGAGTGAGTCCAGAGACAGACAACCTTTTCTGATAGATAACAAAAATCTTATGAAAGCCAGCAAAGTGGAATTGATTCTGGCATCGCCATGTaagaaacaagagaaagaagaggaaaaagaagcttTCTCTGATCCTGATTTTTCAGATGGAAACATTTGTTCTAATGCAGAAAGCTGGAGAACTACTTCCA GTTCAGAGGAAGAACCCAGGCCTGTTTTGAAAACTCTGGAAAGGAGTACTCCTAGGAAAATGCCTTCCAAAAGTCTAGAAGATATTTCATCTGATTCATCAA ATCAAGCAAATGTAGATAACCTGCCAGAGGAATTAGTACGTAGTGCTGAAGATG ATCAAAAAGCAGATCAGGAACCAgacacaaatgaatgcattccAGGAA TTTCCACAGTGCCTTCACAACCTGATAATCAGTTTTCCCATCCTGACAAACTCAAAAGGATGAGCAAGTCTGTTCCAGAATTCCTCCAAGATGAG AGTGATGACAGAGAAACAGATACAGCATCAGAAAGCAGTTACCAGCTCAGCAGATACAAGAAGAGCCCCGGCTCTTTAACCAATCTTAGCAGCTCCTCTGGCATGACGTCCTTGTCTTCT GTGAGTGGCAGTGTGATGAGCGTTTACAGTGGTGATTTTGGCAATCTGGAAGTCAAAGGAAATATTCAATTTGCAATTGACTACATGGAATCTCTGCAGGAATTACATGTTTTTGTGGCCCAGTGTAAAGACTTAGCAGCAGCAGATATTAAAAAGCAACGTTCAGACCC atATGTAAAGACCTATTTATTACCAGACAAGGGTAAAATGGGCAAGAAGAAAACACTTATCATGAAGAAAACATTGAATCCTGTGTATAACGAGATCCTGCGG tataaaattgaaaaacaagTCTTAAAGACACAGAAGCTGAACCTGTCCGTTTGGCATAGGGATACATTTAAGCGCAACAGTTTTCTAGGAGAAGTGGAGCTTGATTTGGAAAATTGGGATTGGAACAACAAAGAGAATAAACAATTGAAATGGTATCCTCTGAAACGGAAG ACAGCGCCAACTGCCCttgaagcagagcacagaggggaAATGAAGTTAGCTCTCCAGTACGTCCCAGAGCCGATTGTTG ATAAGAAAATTGCTACAACTGGAGAAGTACACATCTGGGTGAAGGAATGCATTGATTTACCACAGCTAAGGGGAAGCCATCTAAATTCCTTTGTTAAATG CATCATCCTTCCAGATACGAGTAAGAAAAGTCGCCAGAAGACAAGAACTGTAGGGAAAACCACCAATCCCATCTTCAACCACACGATGGTGTATGATGGCTTCAGGCCTGAAGATCTGATGGAAGCCTGTGTCGAGCTGACCGTCTGGGACCATTACAAATTGACCAACCAATTTTTGGGAGGTCTtaggattggttttggaacag GTGAGAGCTATGGTACTGAAGTGGACTGGATGGACTCTACTTCAGAAGAAGTTGCTCTTTGGGAGAAGATGGTAAATGCCCCCAATACTTGGGTTGAAGCAACTCTGCCTCTCAGGATGCTGCTGATTGCCAAAATTTCCAAGTGA